The stretch of DNA ACGGCTGTTTGAAGACGGAAGGAGATTGATTAGGCATCAAACGAGGCTGAGAAACAGTAGTAGAAATTGAGCGGGATCCATATGCAGGATTGGTGAGAAGATGACGAGAAAGTGAAGCGTAAGCGAGAGGAATAGCCTTGGTCATAGCTTTGTCCAAACCGCGATTATTAGCCAGTGTTGCAGCAATCGACATTGTTGaacaatttttgattttttgatgatgatgatgatttctAAACCCTAGGAAAGAGAAAGAGTTAGCAATACAAAATTGATAAAGTACCAACCCGATTGCGAACTAGCTGACGAGGCGCTGTCGGAAGTAACAAGGTGGGTCACGAGGTTGGTGCCGAAAATGAAGAGGTGATATGGGTGACGATGCGGCTACCGGCGTTCTGCGTCTAAGGTGAGGAGCAATAATGGGGAAGTTGGGTGTTGAGGGAGAAGGGAATTAGTATGAAAAAAGAGGAGTAACTAACTATACACGAAGGGTTTAGGTGGTAAGGTCACTTTATACACAAAGACGggtaatatccgtcacaagtttgtgacgagtTAAATAAAAGCCACTTAGAAAGATGAAGACAAGCCGTGTAATTACCTATGcacttttacttttgttttattTACCCATATGAATAATACTtggatatacccgtcacaagtAAGACTTATTGCACTTTATATTAGGAGTGGATATACAAATGGCTTCGGTTTAGAATCCTTAGAATTAGCCGTTGTCTTTTCTTGTCATTTGGTTTCGGTTCAATACTAGAACCGTAGCATTTTTCTTTAATTTGCATTTAAGGCCACGGTTGTTGATAGATAACCGTAGCCATTTATAAAATGCTACGGTTATTTTCAACAACCGTGGCATTTTGTACTTGCCTAATGTCATTTTTGTACTAGTGAATGAAATGAACAAGAAGAAACCCTTTGATAAATGAAGAGATATCTTCAATTACAACCTAAGTACTCTTCAACTAAATCTAAGAAtattgtggaatgattaaagcttAATTAAAGTGTTTGATTACAAGCGATTAAACCTAAATTAACCTTAAAAGTGCCTCCCTTAACCTAGTGGAAGAGAGGGGTATTTATACATACTAAGTACAAGAATTAGGTTAAGTAGAGCTGGAGTATCGCATAAGAAGATGGCGAAGATATATATAAAGCCCAACCCGAATCCTTTGCCTTTGAACCCGCTCGGGTCGGGCCCGACTCGCTCGGGTTGGCTATGACCCGCCCGGGTTGCTCTCGAGTTGCCAGGGTCCGTAGTATAAAACTCCTCTTTTGGTCAATCCTGTCCCAAAATCCGTGGGGATTGATCCTAGCCTGTGGGGGTTGCTCTACTTAGCTCTGAAACTTGACTTTTAAGCCTTTGGTTCCGTCTCCTCTTCATGCTAGGTCCTTGGATATCGTCCATTTAGCTCCGAAATGCTCCTTTTACGCGTTATTTAGCTCCTTTTTCTACAAGCAAGCCAAAATccaatagaaaagcaaataggaaacTAAAGAAGTCAAAATGATCCTAATAAGTACATAAAAGCATGTGAAACTTGGCTCGTTAAGGGAGTAAAAGTGCGTAAAATACTATCACATAAagtatccccaaaccgaacctttacttgtcccgagtaaagaggcgaCTAAGAGcatgacccttatttaaactactACTAATAGTATATCCGATACGAGATAATTAACGGGTCTCGATccgcccttcaactcacaataaagTATCCATGAGGTAGGATACCTTCTTGCAAGGCAGggtttgccaaaatggcgatgcgtCCAACATTAAGCACAAAAACATATATCAAGGACGCATCTACAAAAGTTgtaccactttcctcatctaagtggtcgaGTTTTTTAAGTAGTAGAGTCAAGTAGGAAATGCCGCCTCGGGGTCTCAACAAGGTATCAACTCCCTAAATCTAGTTCAAGCATGTACAAGTGACAACATACAAGGTGccaaagaaacaaattctaggcgggaaatAAAAGGGGTTAGACTCCCTAATTAAGACTAACATGACATACACGAGATTCGACTCAACACTAGACTCTTGACCACATGTGACTTAGAAGatcgactctcacgggtttcgCTCGTCGCTCAAAACGAAGAACGGGTGATTTGCGTACACAAGTAACAAAAATCACTCAACTACTACGACTTGGGAAGTATGCCCGCATTCTAATGTGGTACTTCATCCTACAACCGCAATAGAAATGTAAATGCAATGCACATATTAAAGAGGCAAGTAGATTGTAATAGGGCTTTGGACAAGGTAAGAAAGGGAATAACACAAGTGCCGTTTGAATATGTGGAGCTAAATCGAGTAAAGTTGTCACCTATGTACCCGTTTTACAAAATCCAAATACAAACGAGCTTTTCTTCAAAATTTGGTGAAGTGGTCACCTCTTTTTCAGCATAGACATTATAAAACAATGCCCATTTGCAAAACTTCAAACCCTTTATTAGCAACGactttttcttctctcttttttaTGTGCAAGAGATGTTGCTCATGAGTTTTTCTAAAGCGATAAAtcaagaatttttttttcttttttttttctattttgtttttcattgcatttttTTCAAACACCTCTTTATTCACAAAAGTAGCCAAACAAACTTTGATAATACTTTGAAGCTCAATTACCCCAAGAGATCGAGGTTCCAACCTATTTATATTCAACACAACTAACTACCACAACTTACTCGATAGGGTGAGTTGTTTTGGGATGCATGTAGCTTGTATGTTGGTTAATCAAACGGAAGGCTAGGTACAAATGAGTTCACAAAAAGGGACCAAAATGCAAGGGTAAAATAAACAAAAGCTATATGGCTTAGTAATTAAATCCAGCAAATTAAAGCCCATCAAAACATGATCGATCTTCCCCACTAATATTATATCTATGTAGTCTTAATTAGCAAGCAAACAAACAAAGAGTAAATAATTGAGCTGATTCATTATTATTTTGATAAATAAAATTCAAAGTAGTAGGTacatactccctcttattcgctataatgttccctctttcccgaaaTGGATTATTCAAATAAtgttcttctttcttttttaggtaacttttactcttattttattcatcactctctcctatcaccaaacccacataactcttttactcctattttattatttttcttaatgttttggccccacaactttttatttaactcctaataatTCATCTCTCTCCTTACACCAACCCATCAATGTCCTTTATTCAATTTTAATAGTATTCCTTAAATATTGAGGTCTTTTGCCTAACTAGCCATTTATTCcaaattatttaacaaaataaccAATATGACATTATATTTTCCAAAATAACCTTCTTAAATGGTTAACCAAATCAAACcacataattaacaaaaaaacCTTAAAAAACCCAACATTTTTGTAAACCAACCGGTTTCCTAGGGTAAAAAGGATAAACAAAAACTTTGAGGCTTCCACTCTAATTTGTGCGGCTTTTGGATCCATCAATCAGCATGCCAAAGAGTGGTGTGAATCTATACCGCTCGAAAATTGGGCCCTTTCTCATGATGGTGGTAAGCGATATGGGATTACTACAACAAATTTGTCTGAATCTTTTAATAATGTTTTGAAAGGTGCTCGAAGTCTACCTATCACAGCTCTTGTCCAACTCACCTTTTATCGATTGAATAAATATTTTGATGAGAGGCGGGTATCTTGTGAAAGCATGCGGTCTAATGGTAAGAAATGGTCTGACATGGTCAATAACAAACTGAGTCACTATGCTGAAAATGCAAATAGGCATTTTGTTCAGAGATTTGATCATCAAGAAGGCATTTTTACAGTGATAACTGGGTATCATTCAAGTTCAGGTAATGTGTGCAAAGGCGGTCATACTCAtttagtcaattttaaggaaaaAGTTTGCTCATGTCAAAAGTGGCAACTTTACGGAATTCCTTGCTCTCATGTCTTAGCGGCATGGATCTCGGAACATTGATTTTGAGCCACTCTTAAAGCAGGGGTATAAACTTTCTTCGTTAGAAAATGTTTATGCTCCGAGATTTCATCCTATACCAGACAAGCGTTATTGGAATTCATATAGTGACAATGAAGTACTTGTTCCAAACCCAAGTATGAAGAGAGTATGTAACAGCCCTACCTTGGGCTGTTACAGAGTAAAAGGTGGTAGACCTCCATCCACTCGCCTAAAGAATGAGATGGATGTAAAGGAAAAAGGTGTGGCGAACCGATGTTCAACTTGCAAAGAAACTGGTCATAACTCTAGAACTTGTAAATTGACGAAGAAAAGGAAAGCAGAAGTATTGCAAAATGAAGGTATATGTATATTATTAGTCATTATGTGTtgctttttcttgtttttgttattacattcatgacgtattttcatatttattgGCAGGTAGCTTGTAAGAGGTGAAGTTTGTTGAAGACGGATTTTTAGTTGAGGGGTGCTGAGTTGACGATTTTCATTTAGGTGTCCGCAAGTTAGCTAATTGAAGACTTTTTTTTCCTATTCTAGTAGCAGGCTAGTTGTTATTTGCAAGTAGTCTTCATTTGGCAGAACAATTATGCagtctcgtttttttttttttttttgaatgctGGATGAACTATCACAATTTTTATTAAGAGTTGGTTCAAGTTTGTTATTGTCGTTAATTCTCTATTGTGCACTATAGATGCCTATTGTTAATTCTCAAGTTTGGATTATGGTGATCTTTATTGTACCACAAAAAAATTGGGAAAATTGATAGGAAGTCTTGCAGAAGACGCGCACTATCCGTCTTAtgcttaagacgggtcaaatattaaGATAATTTTTTTTGCCATTTCCTAGGCAATAGGTGAGATGATTTAATTTGGTATGTATTTGTCTcgtcttaaatttaagacggataaaGACCGTCTTAAATAAGAAGTTGTGAAAATTGACGATGAACTTTTGAGCCTTCTTAATGTATGGCATCTCATTGAGCTTTGAAAATGATTGGCAGCTCCCGTTAATGGTTGGAATAAGTCTTGGTTAAGTaattttggctttggtttttggtTCACTAAACTAAACCGGACCATTGTTAAACGAAAAAGAATTGTTTGAACCAACTATAATTATTTATATTGGTTCACAACTTTATTTGGCAACTTTGTTAATTGCATAGCTGTTCTTGTAAATAAAATTGTTATTTGGTTATTTTAGTAAATAGTTTAGAGTAAATGGCTAGTTTGACAAAAGACCCTAAATATTGTGTCAAAGACAAAAGGGAACATTATGACGAATTGGAGGAAGTATCTAACAAGAGAGAAATAGAATTGGGATGGCAGATTAAATGGAGTAAATAATAAAGAGATGGAAGCATGCACGCACGCAGTTGTCTGTTTAACTACGATGCATGCATGGTTGTTGACGAAAATAGTAACTAACTAGTACTCATGAGCATGCATGAAATAGAGGCATGCATGTTAATTATATGGTGGTGTGAACAAGAATAGATAGATACTAACAAAGAGAGATACTCGATGATCGCATTAGAGATCGATATGATGGCAAGGCCTTGATTGTCATACACTCCCTCATACTTATTATATATATAGCTGCCGTGCATGGCTAATTTGGAATATATAGAGAAATTAAAAGCATACAGCTGCCCAAGTAAAAGACTAGTAAAACTATCCATTAACTCAAGGAAACGCATTAACCTCGCTTATCTTTCAACTCACGATCAAATTAAACTATTCCATAATAACTTCGTTCCATCCCAAATTTAATACCACTATATATGTATGTAGTTCCAAATTCCAATCATAAGTCGCTAACCAcagtattattattatcatataaacTAAAACAACTCAAAAATTGTTACTCTAATTATTAAACCTAATTATTATTTCTATGATATAGCTACATACTAGTAATAATGTCCTCCATCAACTAACTATATATCATTCACTTCTTCTTTGGGCTTCCAAGTCAAGTGCTCCAAATTTAGAATCAACCACTGTGGAGGTCTCTTGTAAATTATTATTGTTACCATTATGTTGTTTATCCACAGCAATATTCTTTGGGCTTCCAAGTGCTTCAGGTTCGGGTTCAATTTCTGTTGCTGAATCAGCCAGTGTCTCTTGTAAATTATGGTTGTTACTATGTTGTTTATCCACAATAATATTCTTGTAGAGAGCTAGAGCTGATGATATCATGCTAGAAGGGTCGCCCATCGCTGCAGGAAGCAACATTGTCGTAGACTGCAAGTGTGCAACAAGTAACACAAAATTAGCCTTCTTCCAAAATAAATGTTTTATACTACTCTACATTTTATGagcttattattattactaccaAGTATTATTATAAGACTACCTTTTGAGCTACTTTGCTGAATGCTTGTACATAGTCCTGTGCCAACTTAAGACTTACTGCCTGTATATCgccaaaacaaaaaaataataatgataaataaaagaataaaacttgCTAATTATGTTAAAAACAAAAAACAGAGAAAAAATGTGTATCCACCTCTTGGCCCCTATTTTTTTGAATGGATTCGGCAATAATACGTATTGCTTCTGCTTCACCTATACATACATCCCATAATCAAAAGTCAAGAATGTCATGACAGTCGTTTTAGTAGCTTAATGCAACTAAACAAAAAAAATACTAATAATCAACCAACCTTTTGCTCGATTGATTGAATCTATCTTTGCAGCTTCAGAAATAGTACGTATTGCCTCTGCTTCAGCAGCGGCCATAATACGTTTTGCTTCTGCTTCACCTACATACATCCCATAATCAAAAGTCAAATGCAactaaacaaaaataaaataaaaaaataagtaAAATGACAGCCTCTctagtaaataaaaaataaaggtGATAATTAACCTTTTGCTCGGTTGATTGAATTTATCAATGCAGCTTCAGAATTGAGGCTTGTTGCTTGTTTTTCACCTACATACATCCCATAATCAAAAGtcaaaacgacaattgttttagtagctaaatgaaaataaaactaaaaagtaaaaaaataaagGAACCTTCTCCTCGGTTGATTATAGCTGTCTTTTCAGCTTCAGATTTTAAGATTATATCTATCTTTTCAGCTTCAGATGTTAAGATTAAAGCTTCCTTGTTAGCATCAGCAGCTACCGTGACAGCTTGTTTCTTTTCTGTGACACAAAAAATAATGTTACAAATAATTAAGCTTCCATTTTATATACGGAGTATGTATAAGTGTAATGAGTAAAAAAAAAGAGTGATATAGTAGTAACCGTCGGCATCAATAAATACagctcttttctttctttctgctTCTGCTTGCATACTCATATGCTCTTTTACTCCAGGAGGTGGAATGATATCCTCTACAAAAGAATTCATGAGGGTGAAGTCAATTAAGTGATGAAACAATGTATGTaagtatatatattatatattaggGATTCGTACATAGAATAAAGAAAACATACTTATCTCATGGCGACAACAGACAACACCCCATCCCGATTGGGTAGCAACATCATTGATGGCGTTCTACAAATTTTAGAAAGGTCATCCATAATTCCATACACATATATATGTAATATATACAATAAGTAACAATTAATAAGATATATACATACCACAATAGTTGCGTTCAAGTTTTCCCTTTCCATGAAGGTCTTATCAAGTGGCATTTTACCGATAGTACTACGCATCACAGTTTGTGCCAATTGTGTCACTGCGTACATTACATTGTCATGCCCATAAGATGCTTTCAATGGATCAACAACCTACAATACATACAaataagtaataataatattaataagaagaaaaattattGGTACACCCGGTGTACAAGATTATTATACACCCTAACCAATGATAAAAGCTTTAATCATATTCCACTTAGATTTTGGTTTATATTTATGGAGAGTTTGTGTAATTCTAATATTATCGTACGGTGACGTGGTGCACCCGACCGGTGTACCTAAGaatttttctaataataataaataaacccAGTAGCTAGAAAGCAATGGTTTATATTTATGGAGAATTTGTGTAATTCAGGGGCGGAACTAGGCCTCTTTTACTAGGGCTATAGCCCTAGTCAATTTTGGAAGAAATAAAATTTAGTAAGCACAATAAGATAGTGTAATGCATTTGGTCTGGTGGTAAATCTTTATGCCATTTAAAGAGTGAACTGTGTAGCTGGTCTGTGGTTCAATTCACATAACGTAGCAAACTTTTTTAGAGTTTTGGTTTACTTGTCACGTGGGCCTTTCATCACCTTTAATTCCAAGAATCTTGCATTTGTATTTGCAgccttcatttttttttaatcaaaTTTAGTTAATCTCATAAGAGAGATCATTAAAGACAAATTTTTTTGGTCATAGACAATTATATTAATCAAAAATGAAATATGGTAGGTTTTTCAATATTAAacattcttatctttttctttaaaaCCATGCTTTTAAGTTTGACATTAGTGTTACTCTTGTACGATAAATTTGATTATTCATATTGTGTACTTTATTAtcgaataataattaattaaataaagccTTAATTATCAGTGGCGGAATTAGAATTTGAAATTAAATGGAGCGAAAGACTTTTAATGGGCGGAAGAGTAATGTTATATGATAAACTCAAAAAAAATTCTAAGATTCTGACTACAATTTCGAAATTTACAAATAACTACGGCCTAAAGAAGCGGGTCCCCTTACTAGCCTCCTATAGCTCATTGTATTTCGGATATCCATTTTTTTACTACGACTTATATATTTAGCCCTAGTAGTAATTAATTCCTGGTTCCGCCCCTGGTGTAATTCTAATATTATTGTACCGGTGTACCTAAGaatttttctaataataataaataaacccAGTAGCTAGAAAGCAATGCTAGGAGACCGGCCAACAGGTAAAGTAATAACCAACGgagtaaatatatatatatatatatatatatatatatatatatatatagtagtaGGTATGTAAGTATACCTTGACAAATAGAACGGCATTAACTCTTATGCTAACATTGTCAGTAGTAACGGCTGGGTGCTCTTGCATCTCAATCATCTGTTCTTTAAGTGAGTGAATATATGCAATCTTGTCCACAATGGGTACCAAAAAATGCAAACCAGGTTCAAGTATTTTAGTAAACTTCCCAAAACGTTCTATTACTAACGCCTCTTGTTGCTCAACAAATTGAATTCCCATATTAATACCCGTCCTTCTCTCAAACCTGCATCCCAAAAAccacaaatattttacacaaataAAACAATCCTATGTATGTATTCCTATCCGTAACATCATCAATTACATAAGAAAAAGTATATAATATATACCTAGGATCAATACGTTCAGTGGAAAACTGACGAGAAATAACATTATTACGGAAAGCAGATGAGGACGTAGAAATCAAAGAATACGGGTGTCTAACGATACAAGGAGAATTATTAGGCATCAAACGAGGCTGAGAAACAGTGGAAATTGAACGAGATCCATAAGGACGACGACCACGATTGGTGAGGAGACGACGAGAAAGTGCAGCGTATGCAAGAGGGACGGCCTTATTCATTACTGTCTCCAAAGCGCCATTATTAGCGAGTGTTGCAACAATAATCGACATTGTTGAATTTTTTGGATGATGAgcttaattataattataattaggaGAGGGAGAAAGAGTTATTATTGGTAAGTAATCTAAAACCCTAAGTAACagggtatttatactagtagTTTTATTATACTTTTCCCCTTGGACAAGTCGTCACAGTATTTCTATTTTTAGGAGGATAGGATAATTTCCCCCCGAAATTTGTTAATTCTTACACAAGTTACCTCGGTTGAATTGTGTATAACAAGTTTCATCGAGCGTGAGATACAATCAAATTTATTTAGATGTTGTCTTGCTAATATgtattttttattaaaattattaaaataGACTTAATTCGACACAATCTCTTATTAATACTTATCTACAACTCAACTTTCCTAACCTGAAACCAAATTGGTGTGATCATCAATAAAACATGACTTTTATTATTAGTCAAATTAGCTTAGAACCCGTACAAAAATGCACGGGCTTACATAGTATGATTAGTAATTTAGAAAtgaaattttataattttatttttagaGAACTACTGTATAATAGGCTTGTTAAATAAGTAGAAATATCGTGTATTTAGCGCATTATTTGTTCAAAAGTGCATTAAATCTTCATCATCGTGCTTTGCTTGCATATCTTTATTCATAATTATCCGTTTACAGTCACCCAACGATTGTAGGTCGTTCTTGTTTATGTGCCACACGCCTCGATTAATTTATCTGGTTAGGGAGTTTTTTTTTTCTACAAGTAAGACATGGTAAATTGATTAAAATCGCTCGCTCCTTCTATCTTTATAACTTATCTACTattagaaaataaaaataataactaaCTTGAGACCGAGTAAGAAGTAGCAAAACGTGAATAATGAAATAAACAGGATGAGCATGTGACGAAACATTAAGAAATTCTCATCTCACATATAATAAACTAAGTAGTAGGTTACGAATGTGTACAATAAATTAAGCTTGTATAGTCGAATGCTCCTTCCAATTTATGAAATTATTTTGTTTGGCTCCTGGTCGGTCATTTCCTTACTATCTTAGTCCTCTAGTCCTTTTTTGCTTTCGAccatgcgttttttttttttttttttttttttttttttgattaggtaagaaaactaggttgatcctctagggtaggaccaacctatctcatcctttcgaatgagggaggtaagttgaagccaccggctatcaaaccacctcgaaagagttggacatgaatgtccaatagtagccatgaagtcagcaaccttgttggcttcacgaaaacaatgtttaattatcacttcatcgaaaagaTGAAGAtttaatttcacatccttgataatactagtgttccgggtgtaattccagagcaagtatcgttaccacccgtggcttgtagaattaTGTCtcgagttgaacccttcttgcttctatcgtccctctcggcctctcctgcaacaatgaacgaactgagggcttggctttgtgccaagcgtactcactccgacgctcaagtcagtaaacttaaaggattaagctgtgttacttggctagatatgtattgtagagagataagggagatattaccagatgaatagtgtatttaggttaagttgtgggatcctttcctcaaagaaggttgaggagtatttataggc from Silene latifolia isolate original U9 population chromosome 10, ASM4854445v1, whole genome shotgun sequence encodes:
- the LOC141606885 gene encoding uncharacterized protein LOC141606885 produces the protein MSIIVATLANNGALETVMNKAVPLAYAALSRRLLTNRGRRPYGSRSISTVSQPRLMPNNSPCIVRHPYSLISTSSSAFRNNVISRQFSTERIDPRFERRTGINMGIQFVEQQEALVIERFGKFTKILEPGLHFLVPIVDKIAYIHSLKEQMIEMQEHPAVTTDNVSIRVNAVLFVKVVDPLKASYGHDNVMYAVTQLAQTVMRSTIGKMPLDKTFMERENLNATIVNAINDVATQSGWGVVCCRHEIKDIIPPPGVKEHMSMQAEAERKKRAVFIDADEKKQAVTVAADANKEALILTSEAEKIDIILKSEAEKTAIINRGEGEKQATSLNSEAALINSINRAKGEAEAKRIMAAAEAEAIRTISEAAKIDSINRAKGEAEAIRIIAESIQKNRGQEAVSLKLAQDYVQAFSKVAQKSTTMLLPAAMGDPSSMISSALALYKNIIVDKQHSNNHNLQETLADSATEIEPEPEALGSPKNIAVDKQHNGNNNNLQETSTVVDSKFGALDLEAQRRSE